The DNA region caggcttgggcggtttgtgggcgttagagtgggcgtggcatattcgcataacaaacctgcgctgcgtacaaggctacggaatctaaatctgaaatcccaatactctatctttgatagtttccgagatatccgcgttcatatttacggttttttgaagtttgtgggcggtttgtgggcgttaaagtgggcgtggcaaactttttttttgggtcaatcgataggtattgatgagaacaattcatttcagtttaaatttttactctagcatcaaagctgtagaagccacagttttgggcggtttgtgggcgttagagtgggcgtggcactctactgaaacaaacttgcgctgcgtaagaagctcgggaatctgctcgccaaatctcaatagcctagctctcatagtttccaagatctcagcgttcatccggacagacagacggacagacggacagacggacagacggacagacggacatggctaaatcgactcggctagtgatcctgatcaagaatatatatactttatggggtcggaaacgcttccttctgcctgttacatactttccgacgaatctagtatacccttttactctacgagtaacgggtataaaaataaatcatacatttttctTTAGGAGATAATTCTTCTAATGTATAGAACAGggctaatatttttttagtgtatgCTGGACCtctttttataatactttGAATTAATCAATTTATTAACAAGTTAAATATCTTACATTTTTGGATGGTCATATAAGCTTAAAGGAATATCATTCAGCCAATAGGCTATTCATTTTAAAGTGGGGTTACCAGAGTCTGCGAAGCTATGGTATTGCTTCTATAACGATTATAATCTGGTTGGATACATTTTCGAAGCGTACTTATTGACTATATTTCCCAGAGCTTTCCCTAAGTAACCCCCTTTCTAACATGTTTAATCTCTTTATTCCTTTTTCCCCTGCAGAGTTCATGCACAGCAGTGTGCGATACATCGAGATGTCCAACACCCACCTGCAAAGTGTCGACGATGAGACCTTCCAGGGGCTACGTCTCAAGACACTGAAGCTAATCGACAACGAGCTGCAGGATATATCCGAGCGGAGCTTCAGGTGAGTGCTTCTCCCTCCTCGGGCGAAAGTGGCGAGTCACGTGGGGTGGTGAGACGAGAAAGGTGGTGACCCAAAGGCACACCTGCCGGGGGAAATGATGACAGGACAGTTGGCTGGCCGGCCTATTTACATGACCCCTTTTTCACCTGGGCGCGCAAGAGTGTACATATGTTTGTTTCTGCAAATGTATGTGCCTGCGTGTGTCAGCCGGTGAAGAGCGCTTTGTGTGCTTTTTACAACATAAACCTGCAAGTTGTAAAAAAGGCGTAAAATTAAGTTTAACAAAGCGAGGAGGGGCGGTGGCGTCGCGTTTTCCGCGGGGCACTCAGGCTGAAAATGCAAGCGGGAAATGCAAACTCACACACGCAGCGCGAAACGCAAAAAAGTCCAGAGAAAATGGAAAACTTTCAAGCGCTATTTGTTTGAGTGTAAATAATCACAAAAAGCGAAGAGGAGAGCAAGACGGGTAAGGGAAAGGAGGGAATTCTGAAGTATATGGGTGTTATAACACCGAACAAATAAATGCTCTAAGAAAAATAGATAATATATCATATTAACAGGGCCCAAAGACTATATATTCCTAAAAAATCACGTGGCTATTtctaaaactaatattatttataaaatatgagAGATTATATGTAAGGAATTGTAAATCTGTTATACATTAGTTGGTTTTATTAGAGATTTTCTGAACGTATTACATATATAATTGATTTATTGTCTATTTGATTATCATTTTGTAATGCTTTTTCAAAGAGTAATCAGACAACTAGGGAAAAAGTTAACACACTTGCATGCAGAAAAATGTGCTTGTTGTGCTGACTGTAGTACAGTGAATACCGGCTCTTATTTCGTCAGCATTTTGTGATTCGGTTCACATTACACATCACACATTTGACTGGGGCTGCAACTTCCCGTTCGCCGCCCCCTTTTGGCCACCTTATTTTCTGTGTGTGTAGAAGGGGAGAAATGGGGAAAGGAGAGATCGTGGGAAAGAGTCGACCGCATTTGCCAgccttttggtttttttttccatttttttttctgctcTTCATCTTATACGCTTTTTGTTGCCATGAAATGAAACGCGAAAATTTTTTAACGAGCACAAAGGATAACCAGAGTTGGGGTCACGCCCCTTAACCGCAGGCGACCGCCCACCCGCACACACATTAAGCTGCTAAAGTTAAATGGATGCCCACAGTTAACGGCTGTGTGCAGTTTTCCAGGCAGAAAAGAGAGTTTATCCCCCCTATAAGGAGGGGATAAGCGGGGGAGCCAGCCAAAGACACAGTTACACACTCCGATGGCATTAAGAATTTAAATCAAACTAATTAATGCTCATAAGGCTGGCAAATGTGGTTACAGTCTACCTCTTCTTTTTCTATATGTGTGCCTTTCTCCCGTACTTTCACTCTCCCCTTTTAATTCTCTTCATAATACACTCCTGCCGCAATGTCAATTAGTGGGAAATTTAGGTAtggggaaaatggaaatgcCTCTCAAAAATGGTATAgtagataaaaaatacatGCCTGTTTCTGTACATGGAGTATATCTAGGTTGTGCCTATAAATACTCTTTTATATGGCTTAATTGACAAGTTAtgaattaaaagtaaaataatgGCTTTGGAGCTAGGTTAAATTTAGTTATGTAGGGGAgcaaaacttttaaataccttttttaagTATTAATAGAGCTTAAAACTTCAAATATAACTCCACTTTAAGAAACATCATtgttgaaatataaaaaaaaaatacctttttttgttaagttcTTATAACTTTTCTGAAATCAAACAATTGTGGCCATAACTTTTAATTTACTATTATAACTTTGTTTTACATTATTATGTATATTCAACatattacatacatacattgCTCCACTTCACTtctttcattttaaatataatttaaatgttaatgTTATGTATAGTGTCACTTATTTTACGtttgcttttaaaaatatattttgacaCACCTTAAACAACCCATATTTGAGCAGTTACCCGCTTTTGACCACATGTGTGGTCAGTTAAAGTTTCATTCGCATGTATCTACAATCAAATATATACACATACATTACAAACTCCCCACTATGTATGTCCATTTGTGTACCTTTATAATACCCACAAAGGGGCACTCACGAGAAAACTTGATTTCATTTCGTTTGCGGGCTATGACGCCATATGTAAAAGTTCTCATCAATATTTAAGTACTTATGTATTTCAAAAATtgctaattaataatttaCAGTGCTACATTGCTAAATTAGGCACACATATACATCACTAACCTTACTGTGGGTCCGTTTATGGATTGGTTTGTTTGTTGTGTGTTACGTTGCATTGGTTGCGTGTTCAGTTGCAAAGTGCCGATAAATGAGCACTTCTCCGGTATTCCATGTACGgggtacatatgtacattccCAAGTGACATGCCAATGGGGGGTTTTCAGGGAAATTAAACAAGGAGAGAAAGTTACTAGGAAAGGCAAAGGTAATAAAGGAACTGTTTcgaatatttacattttataagCTTAGCTCAACGTTCCGTTTTCGAGGTGGTGTTTAGAGACTTAAAGTAATAAACTTAATTCGTATTACCCAAATGAACATTACCTATTGgaatttccatttaatttttttttactcaaTGGTTCTTATGTTTATTTCAATAAGTATCTTCTTACAAAACAGGAACCATATATTTTTACTTAGTTTAATCACCcttgtaaaaatttaaaaggtatattaaaatctttaaatattatacAGTTGTAACGTTTTTAAGatcttttaatttagtttttctAAAGTATTTTCTTTTGTTAAAAGAAACCATATAACTATTCTTGGCTCAATTGTatacttttattataaaaattgtgAAAACGTAAATCAGCTTCAAAATCCGAAAGGCTTACCTAAGTTATCTTGAGTGGCATACTGATTGTGCAGCCCTCGAAAGTCGGCTATAGGCCCAAATCGTTACCAATAGTTGTTTAGAAGGCTTTTGATGACAAACACGCTCGCACAAACCGAATCACGCACACACGCAACCCAAATGTTGCCCGCAAGGAAAACCAGGATAACAGTAATAGCAACAACTACCGGCAAAATGGCAAAAGAAAGCCGGAAGGCAAAGAGAAAGTGGAAAAGAGAGTGAGGGAGAAAGCGAAGTGGTTGAAAAGGAGCCGCAAAAATTTGGTTTTGCGTTTGATTCTTCGTCGCATAAACAACAAGTCCCTGACAAGTACAACAAAAACACCAAGGACTACAAAAGGATACCGCTgcacttgttgttgttttcataGTTGTTGTTTCTGCCGCTAAGGATCCAGCCTCCTTGTTTGGAAAACCTCGTGGTTTTCATAATTGAGGTCGCTGTTTTCCCGAACACTGTTTGGTTTTCTCTTTGCAGCTGCCTAGTACGAAAATAAGGGTGGACCTTAGTGGAAACTATCCCTAAacagctaaaaaaatatatcatgTTAccatattaaaaagtttaagtgtCAAGCTagtcataaaaatgaaaaGCCATTATTATAACTTTACAactttcttttatttcgaaaACATTTTGTCAACCCTGCGTATGAGCTATGTCAAATAATACTCATACGACACGTATGCCAATTAAAACTTTAGACTCCAAATGCCAATAACCTCTTAGCATTAAAAAGTAATAGCTTTATTTGCcttaaaatttcatttcaatAAGGTCCtgtttataaataaagtttGTAAACAGTGCGTATGCGTGACAAACTTTATAACCATCTTGCAAGCATGAAAAGCCATttcaaaactttatttttttcaagCACGCCTTGTAGGCACTAAAAGCTCCTTATAAAAACACATACCGAACTTTAAATTCCAGTGTGGTCCACTCCCTGGCACaagtgtgtgtctgtgtgagTTTGCGGTGCGTGTGTATAACTATTAATGGGGCCCAGAGAGGAAGTGGAATTTGGAATGGGGAATGGGGCATACGGGGAATGGGGAATGGGGCGTACGGGGTGGCAGCTGGGGTCGCCTGGGTCGCCGTTGCTACGCGTTAATTaagtttaaatatttgttttctgACTTGTGTGTAGGATATGTCAAAAGGCAGGCAGCACGTCAATTTATATGAGCCTGGGGATGGGAAGTGTAGATAGGGATGTTGATGGGGGGATGTAGGCGACCCAAGCGGAAACTGTTGATAGTTGTGAACAAAAGTTTTAGTGAAAGTTTTAGccattatatatttttgataactAGTCCCGCACCCCTGCAGTTCGTGTGGAATGATTTAGATAATATTCATATAGGCGAATTGCCAGCTCGTCCTCGTTCTCATCTGATATCTCCCTTTGCAGTACGATGACACACTCGCTGATGACACTGGATATATCTGGCAACAAGATGCAGCATTTACCGCTGGATGCACTGCAGCGATTGCACTCCCTATCGCGACTGGTGGCGCAACGGTGAGTCTAAAGATTTCTGGGTTCAGGAAGTGGCATAAATACCttcatattaaaaaatttttacaaTACCTACTACAAAGTTACTACCTTCTTAAAGGAGTTAATTATAATTTGCCCTTAAAGATTTTTTACAAGACAGCTCTATCGGATTATAAAACAAACTTCTAATGATCAGATCATTATGTTTTCTAATTAATACTTTACATATCTTTCTCTCCCAGAAACCACATTACCACCTTGGATGGCAACTGGGATGCCCAGCATGACACCCTGCGCTCCCTGCATTTATCGGACAACGATATTACGGAAGTGGCTCCGGGAGGTGGATCCATAGAGGTGATATCCCCAAATGACAATAGTTCACAGCCCTCCAGCTTGGCCGCAGTGCAAACGAGATTGGAGACCAGTAATTCCCTGTATCCACCATCACCAAGTTCTGGCGATAGGACGATGGGAGGTCGTCCCTTCGAGCAGCTGCAAAAACTGCTATGGCTGGATCTGTCCAACAATCGTATCTACCATGTGGCTGGAAACTATCTGCCGCGTTCCCTGGTGACCATGGATTTGTCCAGTAATCTTCTCACGGTCTTCCCTCAACAACTTTTCGAACAACTTCCTGAGTTACGGATCGTGAGTCTGAGGGATAACCTTATAAAGAGTGTTCAGTGGAAGGAGCTGCAAGTGAGGCCACTGCGAATGCACCTAGAACGCCTGGATCTGGGGCAGAATTGCATTGAGAGTCTGGAGTCTGACTATTTCCAGCAGAACTACTCAGATGTCCATCTGAGGGCTTTGAATCTGGAGCAAAACTTTGTTACCCAACTTCCAGAGGCAGTGTTTAAGGCCACAGGCATAGCCCATCTGGTATTGGCCTTCAATGCGATCAGTCGAGTGCATCCTGCGGCCTTTGATGGTCTAACTGAGACTCTGGAGTATCTGGATCTGGAGAGGAACCGCCTGACCACGGTTCCCGTAGCCCTTTCCTCCCTGCATCGCCTGAAGTATCTTTACTTGACTTCAAATCAGATTAGTCAGCTTAACAATCTTCCCTCGTTCACGGAAAACCTACGTGTCCTGAGTTTAAGTGGCAATAACTTTACGATGATTCCAGTTCTAGGATTGAAGAATTACACCCAGCTATCATACTTGAACATGGGTTACAACTCTATCACAGACATTCCCGAGGGCATCTTCGCCGTGGATTCCTGGGGCAGCAATCTGCAAACTATACTTCTAAGAAACAACAAGATAACCCATCTTCATCTTGGCTCCTTTGCGGGCTTGGAGCAGATTCAGGAGATAAGTTTGAGTTTCAACGATATCACCATACATCATCCTCTGGTTTTCGAGAATGTCTCGCGAACCTTGAAGATTCTGGAACTCTCGTTTGCTGTCTTCCCAGCCAGAAGTCTGGAGAGTCTGGATCCATTAGATGCCCTTCTCCCACTTTCCCAGCTCATTTGGCTGGGCCTGGACAACAATAACCTGAAGCAGGTCTCCAATGAGTCCTTCGCACAGATGAGAGAGTTAAGCTACATCAATCTGAGCTTCAATCAGCTGAAAACACTGCCCCGCGGTCTCTTTCAGTCCGATGTTCACAGCCATCTGGTGGAAATTGATTTGTCCTACAATGCCTTGGAGCGATTGGAGGCGGAGACATTTCACAGTCTGGGGGACTTGCAGACACTCAATCTGCAATCGAATCGCCTGAGGACGATAGCCCGTCATGCCTTTCACAATCTGGAGTTCCTACGCTATTTGGATTTGTCCCATAATCGCCTGGTTAATATATCCCATGGAGCCTTTACAGTTATGCCCAATCTGGCTGCTTTGGATCTGATGCACAATCAGCTGTGCTCGTTGTCCTTAAAGTCCTTTCTCTATGTTTCCAATACCACAACGCCACTGCGACTCAATGTGAGTCATAATCACATATCCACTTTCTATGATGAGCTGAGCAGCTATATGTATATTTACCAACTGGACATCAGTCACAACCATGTGTCCAAATCGGATAGCTTTACGAATCTGGCCAATACGCTGAGGTTCCTTAACCTGGCCCACAATCAGTTGGGTTCCCTGCAAAGCCATGCCTTTGGGGACTTGGAATTCCTGGAGATCCTTAACGTGGCCCACAACAATCTCACCTCGCTGAGGCGTCGCAGTTTTCAGGGCTTGAATAGCCTACAGGAACTGGATTTGAGTCACAATCAATTGGATCAGCTGCAGGTGGAACAGTTCTCGAACCTCAGAAAGTTGAGAATCCTGCGGATCAACTCGAATAGATTGAAAGCTCTGCCAAGGGAGGTCTTCATGAACACGCGACTGGAGTTCCTGGACATAGCCGAGAACCAGTTGAGTGTGTGGCCTGTGCCGGCCTTCACCGACATCGGGTTCACCCTGCGCTCCATCCAGATGTCGCACAACAATCTGGAGTACTTGGATGCCTCGATGTTCATCAACTCGCAGTTCCTGTACGACATCAGCTTGGCCCGCAACCGCATCACCATACTGCCGGACAACACGTTCAGTTTCCTGAACAATCTGACCAATCTGGACCTCTCGCAGAATCCCCTGGTGACGACCAACCTGCGGGAGGTGTTTGTCCACACCCCGCGGCTGCGGCAGCTGAGCCTGCACCACATGGGCCTGTATGTCCTGCCGCCGCTGAAGCTGCCCCTGCTCTCCTACCTCGACGTGAGTGGCAACTATCTGCAGGAGCTGTCGCCACTGGGCTCCCTGCGCCACCTGCGTCACGTCAATGTCTCGCACAACAAACTCACGAATGCCAGCTGTGCGGCGGAGCACTTGCCGCCATCGGTGAGGGTCCTGGACCTGGCCCACAATCCTTTGAGAAGGATCACGCTGCACGATTTGGCCAGTTTGCGGCATTTGGCCGAACTGAATATCCTGGACGTGAAGGTGGCCAATCCGCAGGCCTTTTCCAAACTGCGTTCGTTGAGGAAACTGCATGCCAGTTCGCATGCGAATCTGGGCGAGATTGTGGCCAGGCTGTCGGGGCTGCAGCAGCTGAGGGTCCACTGCCTGGAGCCGAATATTAACCAGCAGCTATTTGCCAAGTTGGCCAATAACACGAAAATCCGGCTACTCGAGCTTTATGGCAGCAATGTCCAGACCATCGCCCCGGATGTCTTCAGCGGATTGTCGAGGAGTCAGCGCCTCCAGGTGAAGATCTCGCACACCCGCATCTCTGATCTGCCACCCGGGATTTTCTATGCCCTGCGGGAGGTTCCCCACCTGTCCATCGACATCTCGCACAATCGCATCAACGCCCTCGCAGCCGACAGCTTCTATCCCAACAAGAGCTACTGGGATGCGGTGGGCACGAGGAGCATCATGGGTGGGCTCATCACCTCGCACAATCCCCTGGAATGCGAGTGCGGCCTGGTGTGGTTCGGCCACTGGCTGAGGCGATGGCTGAGGGAGTCCGCCCAGATCAAGGTCATCCAGAAGGACGACCTCAAGCGCATGGTCCAGGTGAGTCTATCTGTCTGAGTCCTTCCTgtctaatattatttttaacctTGTGTACATCTTGATTTTTGACCCAAAGTTACCCCTATCGATTGCCGATATGCGCGTAAGCTTTTATGTGTTTTTACAccatttatacatttttaaagatatttatgCAAAGTAGAAGGATAAGCTCGAGTGTTTATATGCTTAAGAGGCTTAGTTTTAGGTAAAACATTGTTTTATGTTACCCTGTGAACGGCTGGACAATGATAAGTCTTTTAAAGTCCATTAAGGTATAGTTTGTTAtctgtaaaaaaaaatgtaccaTGAAGTACCATGATATTAACACTTTAATTGACAAGTTTcgtctttttttcttttaacaaCTTTAACTTTGACGATGATAAACTTCCGGATAATATAAAATTTGCcttatttgaaatattaaataatttgggatgtaaaatatataaaactataTCACAAATTTCTATATATGTATTAGCTTTCTAGATCAGTTTTTGGTTTCACACAAAGTATAAGGCTTTAAAGTTAGATAAGTAGAAAATAGTACAGTTAGATAGATATTAGGAAACTTAAATTGAGCTTTGCAATGATATCGAGACTTCGGATCCTCGAAGTATATATTACCTAATCTCTAGTAAGTATATCCTAATGGAATCCCTGTTACTATCCCCAGCGAGCCCGTGCCAACACCTGCCACGACCCGACTTCGGGTCGGCACCTGCCCATCCTGGAGATCTTTCCCGAGGACCTGCTCTGCCAGGCGAGTGCGCTGAGCAGTTCTGGCCAGCGGATATTCCTGTTACCCTTCGCAATGGCCCTGCTGATACCCATCGTGATGACGACCATGACTCTCTGATGTTGGCTTTAGTTGCCGGCGAAGTAAGTTTATAGCACATCGAAACGGAGGAGCTGGCCTTCCTAGCTCCCAACTTCGCTCCTGTGGCGAACTGCTGAAGATACTCAACTGATGGTTGCCTGTAtgatatgtacatatataaatatatataaaaatcgaGAACAACTTAAACTAATCGGTAGCTACGAATTTTTGGGATTTAGCTAATGGTGAGAGGCGGCCCGTAACAATAAAGATACAGTTAATTGAAAGACAAGCAAATCGGTTTATGTCCACTCGTAATTGATAAGTTTTATATGCATACGAACAAAGTGTATTTATAAGTAGTGGAACAAGTCATGTGCTGGGCTGATTTTCTCCTCCTCGGTTTTGCATTTAAGTTTCTTCCGACTGCTGACTTTGATTTTCATTGAGAAAATTTGTGAAGCTCGTCACCAAAAGTAATTTCTTCCGCTCATAACCTTCCAGCATAAAGTTGAACTTGTAGTTGGCTAAACTCCAACTTATTCCACATTTTACGTAATATCCCTACCCCCAGTGCCCAATGCATGACTTTGTGTCTTGGCCAACATTTAAGGTAATTAATGCAATTGATTACGTACACAGAACCATACACACACCAGCGAACATATGATGATTCCtaacacactcacacacttAGAGCCTAGTTAATAAACAGTTTTGCATCTCCATAGATCAACCTAGGGGCATAAGTTGTTAATAATAGTTgtataactatttttaaaaagaatttgCAAACTAATAATACGAAAGTCTAGTTTTATTTGCCTATAATTTACCATTTAGACAAGGCCAATAAGtacattaaatataaatattaatataaatacacATTTAGATAAATCGAGATATATATAAAGAACGATATATACTAATAATATGAACCATTATTGGATAGCAattattaattgttttttaagcAAGAGTAGCGGACATTGCACAACTAACAGCAAAACTAGAAAACAGTTTGCAAACATTGCGGGCAGtcaaattttaacaaaacacACGCAGACATATATAAGTACATATCAGTttggcaaaaaataataataatggtaAAATAATGAAAAGCATAATCGTGTCATATACAGACATACACAACTCCAAGCAATTTAACTGAGAGGAATAAATTACGAAATAAAAACGTTCCCTTGTTTTTTTCCGTTCATTACTCACCATTtcattggatttttttttgtggtttcCACCTTTTTACATTATTTTGGTTACAACAATGACAATCGTGATACTAATTGTAGTTGTTTACACGACGATGATGCAAAATGCACaagtaaaataataataataatgatattGATAAATAAACTATTGAATGAGACAAAGTGGACAAATGAATTATGGCAAAACAAACACTCTGAAAAAGCTGCTGGTATTGCAATATTttttaccaaaccaatatttTAACCAGCCAGGTcccgaaaacaaaacaaaatcccAAATGGAATTTTTATCAAATAATATTGTACATATATAGCAAACGGAATGGAATGTTCATTATGTTTATTCAAGCCAGCGTTTATTTccaattattttttcatttaatacACAGCGGCTAAAAAATACgaaatttaaacaaatggAGAAGTTAAAGTAGTGAATGAAATACTGAAAATGAATATCGATACAGAAAATTGAATATGAAATAAAGATAAAAATGCTAGAAATATTAACCCTTTTGTGTTTGGCGGGAATGGGAATCGTTTTCGATTTGGTCACAGAAAATTGCACCACCCGAGATgattttatttggttttttttttctgtttaacCCCTATCAGCCCCAAACCCCAGAGATTAGCCCCCAATAAGGACTCGTGCTCCAACTCCGGATACGGCTGCCCTGCAGCTGTTGACCCTTTTACACATTTTAGTGTGAAACTCGACTCGGGGCAAAATAAGTTGGGGCAAATTATGTGCGGGAGACGCGGTTGCCCCAGGTGGCACGACTCTCGCCTCGCCCGCCAACTTGTAGCACTTTCCCCTACTGTCTCCCATAAAAACAGCACGTGAAGCGGGGAAACGAGCAGCGAATTTACAAGGACCAAAAGGAGCAAGAACAAGGAGCAGGATCCGAGGAGGAAGAACCCCTGGCCAGGCCATAATTGGATTATCGGCCCTCAAAAGTGTTTCAATGAGTG from Drosophila subpulchrella strain 33 F10 #4 breed RU33 chromosome 2L, RU_Dsub_v1.1 Primary Assembly, whole genome shotgun sequence includes:
- the LOC119547383 gene encoding chaoptin isoform X2, whose amino-acid sequence is MHLFFVLISCLVSSAHCWQFDGGGGSGSHRRTRNTGRSPPPPPAGGRGSAALLGSQQQDILYACPLNSMCQCAGLPNETSTLIEINCNEVALYKFPEFMHSSVRYIEMSNTHLQSVDDETFQGLRLKTLKLIDNELQDISERSFSTMTHSLMTLDISGNKMQHLPLDALQRLHSLSRLVAQRNHITTLDGNWDAQHDTLRSLHLSDNDITEVAPGGGSIEVISPNDNSSQPSSLAAVQTRLETSNSLYPPSPSSGDRTMGGRPFEQLQKLLWLDLSNNRIYHVAGNYLPRSLVTMDLSSNLLTVFPQQLFEQLPELRIVSLRDNLIKSVQWKELQVRPLRMHLERLDLGQNCIESLESDYFQQNYSDVHLRALNLEQNFVTQLPEAVFKATGIAHLVLAFNAISRVHPAAFDGLTETLEYLDLERNRLTTVPVALSSLHRLKYLYLTSNQISQLNNLPSFTENLRVLSLSGNNFTMIPVLGLKNYTQLSYLNMGYNSITDIPEGIFAVDSWGSNLQTILLRNNKITHLHLGSFAGLEQIQEISLSFNDITIHHPLVFENVSRTLKILELSFAVFPARSLESLDPLDALLPLSQLIWLGLDNNNLKQVSNESFAQMRELSYINLSFNQLKTLPRGLFQSDVHSHLVEIDLSYNALERLEAETFHSLGDLQTLNLQSNRLRTIARHAFHNLEFLRYLDLSHNRLVNISHGAFTVMPNLAALDLMHNQLCSLSLKSFLYVSNTTTPLRLNVSHNHISTFYDELSSYMYIYQLDISHNHVSKSDSFTNLANTLRFLNLAHNQLGSLQSHAFGDLEFLEILNVAHNNLTSLRRRSFQGLNSLQELDLSHNQLDQLQVEQFSNLRKLRILRINSNRLKALPREVFMNTRLEFLDIAENQLSVWPVPAFTDIGFTLRSIQMSHNNLEYLDASMFINSQFLYDISLARNRITILPDNTFSFLNNLTNLDLSQNPLVTTNLREVFVHTPRLRQLSLHHMGLYVLPPLKLPLLSYLDVSGNYLQELSPLGSLRHLRHVNVSHNKLTNASCAAEHLPPSVRVLDLAHNPLRRITLHDLASLRHLAELNILDVKVANPQAFSKLRSLRKLHASSHANLGEIVARLSGLQQLRVHCLEPNINQQLFAKLANNTKIRLLELYGSNVQTIAPDVFSGLSRSQRLQVKISHTRISDLPPGIFYALREVPHLSIDISHNRINALAADSFYPNKSYWDAVGTRSIMGGLITSHNPLECECGLVWFGHWLRRWLRESAQIKVIQKDDLKRMVQRARANTCHDPTSGRHLPILEIFPEDLLCQASALSSSGQRIFLLPFAMALLIPIVMTTMTL
- the LOC119547383 gene encoding chaoptin isoform X1 produces the protein MHLFFVLISCLVSSAHCWQFDGGGGSGSHRRTRNTGRSPPPPPAGGRGSAALLGSQQQDILYACPLNSMCQCAGLPNETSTLIEINCNEVALYKFPEFMHSSVRYIEMSNTHLQSVDDETFQGLRLKTLKLIDNELQDISERSFSTMTHSLMTLDISGNKMQHLPLDALQRLHSLSRLVAQRNHITTLDGNWDAQHDTLRSLHLSDNDITEVAPGGGSIEVISPNDNSSQPSSLAAVQTRLETSNSLYPPSPSSGDRTMGGRPFEQLQKLLWLDLSNNRIYHVAGNYLPRSLVTMDLSSNLLTVFPQQLFEQLPELRIVSLRDNLIKSVQWKELQVRPLRMHLERLDLGQNCIESLESDYFQQNYSDVHLRALNLEQNFVTQLPEAVFKATGIAHLVLAFNAISRVHPAAFDGLTETLEYLDLERNRLTTVPVALSSLHRLKYLYLTSNQISQLNNLPSFTENLRVLSLSGNNFTMIPVLGLKNYTQLSYLNMGYNSITDIPEGIFAVDSWGSNLQTILLRNNKITHLHLGSFAGLEQIQEISLSFNDITIHHPLVFENVSRTLKILELSFAVFPARSLESLDPLDALLPLSQLIWLGLDNNNLKQVSNESFAQMRELSYINLSFNQLKTLPRGLFQSDVHSHLVEIDLSYNALERLEAETFHSLGDLQTLNLQSNRLRTIARHAFHNLEFLRYLDLSHNRLVNISHGAFTVMPNLAALDLMHNQLCSLSLKSFLYVSNTTTPLRLNVSHNHISTFYDELSSYMYIYQLDISHNHVSKSDSFTNLANTLRFLNLAHNQLGSLQSHAFGDLEFLEILNVAHNNLTSLRRRSFQGLNSLQELDLSHNQLDQLQVEQFSNLRKLRILRINSNRLKALPREVFMNTRLEFLDIAENQLSVWPVPAFTDIGFTLRSIQMSHNNLEYLDASMFINSQFLYDISLARNRITILPDNTFSFLNNLTNLDLSQNPLVTTNLREVFVHTPRLRQLSLHHMGLYVLPPLKLPLLSYLDVSGNYLQELSPLGSLRHLRHVNVSHNKLTNASCAAEHLPPSVRVLDLAHNPLRRITLHDLASLRHLAELNILDVKVANPQAFSKLRSLRKLHASSHANLGEIVARLSGLQQLRVHCLEPNINQQLFAKLANNTKIRLLELYGSNVQTIAPDVFSGLSRSQRLQVKISHTRISDLPPGIFYALREVPHLSIDISHNRINALAADSFYPNKSYWDAVGTRSIMGGLITSHNPLECECGLVWFGHWLRRWLRESAQIKVIQKDDLKRMVQLPLSIADMRRARANTCHDPTSGRHLPILEIFPEDLLCQASALSSSGQRIFLLPFAMALLIPIVMTTMTL